Below is a window of Camelina sativa cultivar DH55 chromosome 11, Cs, whole genome shotgun sequence DNA.
TTCTCGGATTCTTTAAGCATTCCTTTGTTTATATGGAAAACAAGACCTTCAGACCGCGGGGTGTGGGGCAAAGGAGTCTCAACAGGAACCTTCTTCTGCACAACTCAGTCCCCTGAAGAAGATCATCTCCGTACCATCGCGTGTTTGAAAAACCTCGATTCGAGTTTACACGCAATGCCAAACATGGAACAAATCCACGCGTTGGTCCAACACTACGGTCCAAGAGTTTACTTCCATCCTAACGAAACCTATCTACCTTCTTCCGTCTCATGGTTCTTCAAGAACGGTGCTGTTTTGTGCAGCTCTGATATTAACAATGAACCTATTGACGAAACAGGCTCGAATCTACCTCATGGTGGAACCAACGATAAGCAGTTTTGGATCGATTTACCGATCAATGATCAACAAAGACGCGAAAAACTCAAACGTGGCGACCGAGAAAGCGCGAAGCTTTACGTACACGTTAAGCCAACATTTGGAGGAACGTTCACGGATCTTGTGTTTTGGATCTTTTGTCCATTCAACGGACCAGCGACTCTTAAACTAGGGCTTATGAATCTCTCGTTAGCTAAAACAGGTCAACACGTTTGTGATTGGGAACATTTCACACTCAGAATCAGCAACTTCTCCGGCGAGCTTTACTCGATTTACTTCTCTCAACACAGTGGCGGCGAGTGGATCGAACCTCAAGATCTTGAGTTCGTAGGAGGAAGTAACAGAGCTGTGGTTTACTCTTCAAAGCATGGTCACGCGAGCTTCGCTACGTCAGGGATGTATCTACAAGGATCTGATATGCTTGGGATTGGGATAAGGAATGATACAGCGACAAGTGATTTGTTTGTCGATTCGAGTTTGAGGTATGAGATTGTGGCGGCGGAGTATCTCGGAGGAGGAGTTGTGGTTGAGCCGCCGTGGTTAGGTTATATGAGAGAGTGGGGACCGAAGATTGTGTATGATTCGAGAACTGAGATAGAGAGGTTGAATGAACGATTGCCTTTGAGGTTAAGGAGTTGGCTTGTGGCTGTGTTGAGGAAGCTTCCGGTTGAATTATCCGGTGAGGAAGGACCGACGGGACCTAAGGAGAAGAATAATTGGTTCGGCGACGAGAGATGgtgatttttttgtattgggCCTTGAGTAGTTTATTTCTTAGGCCcatattcttgttttcttctcttcaattGTGTTCCGTGCAATGGTTTTAtcgaaagaaaaggaaataaacttGTGGTTTTCTCTAtcagaccaaaacaaaaccatctcTACAAATATCTCCCGACCCGTGATCTGCAACAAACACCGcataaaattttccaaattttgaAATGTATAAATCTTTGAAAAGTATGACTGagattattaaattattttatacgTGAATGGCACGCTCTAACAATGAACTATATGTACTATGTGTTTAGTCTAAACACTTTTGGTCACACACGTCTCTTGGCCAAAAGTGTCTATACATATGGTAGACAGGTAATAAGAGTTAGAACCCAAAAATGGAGATATGGTTACTGATCTTGGCCTCTGTCTTcgtgtctctctttctccatctcATCCTTCGCAACCGTAGtacctcttcctctcttcttccgTTACCTCCTGACCCTAACATCTTACCTTTCCTCGGAACACTCGAGTGGCTTCGGGAAGGCTTAGGTGGCTTGGAATCCTATCTCCGCTCTGTCCACTACCGTCTAGGCCCCATCTTCACACTCCGCATCACTTCCCACCCCGCCATATTCGTTGCCGACCGTGCCCTCGCTCACGAGGCTCTAGTTCTGAACGGTTCAGTCTATGCAGACCGTCCACAACCGGATACAATCAGCAAGatcatcaacaaacacaacatCAGCTCCGGGCCATACGGAGCCACGTGGCGGCTCCTTCGACGGAACATCACCTCAGAGATTCTTCATCCCTCGCGCGTGAGATGTTATTCTCACGCGCGGCACTGGGTTCTTGGGATCCTCTTTGATAGGTTTCGTAAACACAGAGGTGATCAAGAACCGATCGTCCTCGTCGACCATCTCCAGTATGCCATGTTTGCTCTTCTTGTTCTCATGTGTTTCGGAGATAAACTCGACgagaagcaaatcaaacaagtGGAGTTCATTCAGAGACTACAGCTCCTTAGCTTGCCGAGATTCAACATCTTCAACATATGGCCTAAGTTCACCAAACTGATTTTGCGAAAGAGGTGGCAGGAATTTCTCAAGATTCGGAGACAACAGAGGGATGTTCTGCTTCCGTTGATACATGCCCGGAGGAAGATCGTTGAAGAGAGGAATAAGAAGAggtcggaggaagaagaagaagaagacaaagactaTGTACAATCATATGTTGATACCCTATTTGATTTGGAGCTTcctgatgagaagaagaagctggacGAAGAAGACTTGGTGAGTTTGTGCTCAGAGTTTCTCACTGGAGGGACTGACACAACGGCCACAGCACTACAATGGATCATGGCGAACCTCGTGAAATATCCAGATATCCAGGAGAGGTTACACGAGGAGATCAAAAGCGTAGTCGGggaagaagcaaaagaggtgGAGGAAGAAGGCGTGGAGAGGATGCCGTATCTAAAGGCAGTTGTGTTGGAAGGTCTCCGAAGGCATCCTCCAGGACACTTCCTACTCCCGCACCGTGTCACGGAGGACACTGTATTGGGTGGGTACAAGGTACCGAAGAAGGGGACAATCAACTTTATGGTGGCGGACATAGGACGGGATCCGAAGGTGTGGGAGGAACCAATGGTGTTTAAGCCGGAGAGATtcatgggagaagaagaagtggtggATATAACCGGAAGTAGAGGAATCAAGATGATGCCGTTCGGAGCAGGAAGGAGGATATGTCCCGGGATAGGGCTGGCAATGTTGCATCTCGAGTACTACGTTGCCAACATGGTCAGAGAGTTCCAATGGAAAGAGGTAGAAGGTCAGGAGGTTGACTTGACGGAGAGGCTCGAGTTCACCGTCGTCATGAAGCATCCCCTTAAGGTTCTTGCTGTTCCTAGGAGAAGTCACTAGTTTAATATTCAAAACGTGTGCCCTTTGTTTGGTCGAGTCAACTATGGAACTAGACTTTGCTTggaataaatcataaaaacgtTGTTGGCTGTTTGTATTCAAGTTTATGTTGGCCACcttaatatacaaaaacatttgtGGAATGTAGTTCTgatatatcctactatattaattgagaagtacaaaaaataaatctaatctttaaagtttaaaaaattacatcaaaATGCTATTAGgaatagttaataaaatgttaGAATCATTAAGGGGAAAAAAGATAATTAGTCATCTGACTAAACAGATTAATGTTATATTGGTATTCAAGAAAaaacgttgaaaaaaaaatcacttccGTTAAACAAGTTAGATTTGTAACGGTATCCTATGTACCAAATATTTATCCACTTATCCCCTTAaca
It encodes the following:
- the LOC104725034 gene encoding uncharacterized protein LOC104725034, which produces MFGCKCLYWNNLRELQPPLKKPETFSLPCSIPHWPSGTGFGSRRINLGDIEVAEITSFEIVWRYCSRRDSKKSVSFYKPDKVPEGFHCLGHYCQSDSHLLRGFLLVAREVKSSESKEEPALVQPLDYTLVWSSNDLSEERQISECSGYFWLPQPPQGYKPIGFLVTTSPVKPELDQVRCVRADLTDKCEAHKVLITAFSDSLSIPLFIWKTRPSDRGVWGKGVSTGTFFCTTQSPEEDHLRTIACLKNLDSSLHAMPNMEQIHALVQHYGPRVYFHPNETYLPSSVSWFFKNGAVLCSSDINNEPIDETGSNLPHGGTNDKQFWIDLPINDQQRREKLKRGDRESAKLYVHVKPTFGGTFTDLVFWIFCPFNGPATLKLGLMNLSLAKTGQHVCDWEHFTLRISNFSGELYSIYFSQHSGGEWIEPQDLEFVGGSNRAVVYSSKHGHASFATSGMYLQGSDMLGIGIRNDTATSDLFVDSSLRYEIVAAEYLGGGVVVEPPWLGYMREWGPKIVYDSRTEIERLNERLPLRLRSWLVAVLRKLPVELSGEEGPTGPKEKNNWFGDERW
- the LOC104725031 gene encoding cytochrome P450 89A2-like gives rise to the protein MEIWLLILASVFVSLFLHLILRNRSTSSSLLPLPPDPNILPFLGTLEWLREGLGGLESYLRSVHYRLGPIFTLRITSHPAIFVADRALAHEALVLNGSVYADRPQPDTISKIINKHNISSGPYGATWRLLRRNITSEILHPSRVRCYSHARHWVLGILFDRFRKHRGDQEPIVLVDHLQYAMFALLVLMCFGDKLDEKQIKQVEFIQRLQLLSLPRFNIFNIWPKFTKLILRKRWQEFLKIRRQQRDVLLPLIHARRKIVEERNKKRSEEEEEEDKDYVQSYVDTLFDLELPDEKKKLDEEDLVSLCSEFLTGGTDTTATALQWIMANLVKYPDIQERLHEEIKSVVGEEAKEVEEEGVERMPYLKAVVLEGLRRHPPGHFLLPHRVTEDTVLGGYKVPKKGTINFMVADIGRDPKVWEEPMVFKPERFMGEEEVVDITGSRGIKMMPFGAGRRICPGIGLAMLHLEYYVANMVREFQWKEVEGQEVDLTERLEFTVVMKHPLKVLAVPRRSH